Proteins encoded in a region of the Sterolibacterium denitrificans genome:
- a CDS encoding ShlB/FhaC/HecB family hemolysin secretion/activation protein, with protein MPEFYRQNPSLLAGFLILACCASLAHAQAVVPPDAGSLQRQIEAASQPPAVPATAPQIATPMPEAQKGAQVSVQGFSITGNSLIASDELLALLQDRIGQTLTLAELEHAAQRIAEHYRQRGWFVRAYLPAQDITDGHIRIHIVEGRFDGVRLQTPVSTLRANADFVQRIVGNDLISGEPLAAARLERGLLLANDLPGIRATGILEAGEQPGTTALALSVADTPFVTGDLGLNNHGIKATGRAQLSGGLALNNLGGNGDRLSLRGLLARDIASAALNYSLPLGSNGWRLGLNASHLDYKLGKQYKPLNADGKANSYGATLSWAVLRSSRKNLTLSGRIERRDYQDDMLNAPLRRQRIDAFSLGLEGDLIDRFGGGAYNSGSLQLTHGRLDLRGLAGDIALDQAGPRAQGGYSKLTLRLARNQTLDQHWSLQINLAGQYADRNLASSEKFSLGGPYGIRAYPVNEAMGDHGLLATLELRRLIAQGLTASAFIDSGRIQLHHRTWPGWQGGGSTPNHYSLTGAGFGLTWSAPGNWYLSAAIAKPLGSNPGRDLNDANNDGSHHRSTRGWLTLHKFF; from the coding sequence ATGCCCGAGTTTTATCGACAAAACCCATCCCTTCTGGCCGGCTTTCTCATCCTCGCCTGCTGCGCCAGCCTGGCCCATGCGCAGGCGGTCGTTCCGCCGGATGCCGGCAGCCTGCAGCGCCAGATCGAAGCCGCCAGTCAGCCGCCAGCCGTACCTGCTACCGCGCCACAGATCGCCACCCCCATGCCCGAAGCGCAAAAGGGCGCCCAGGTCAGCGTCCAGGGCTTCAGCATCACCGGCAACAGCCTCATCGCCAGCGATGAACTGCTCGCCCTGCTGCAGGATCGCATCGGCCAGACCCTCACCCTGGCCGAACTCGAACACGCCGCCCAGCGCATTGCCGAACACTACCGCCAGCGCGGCTGGTTCGTCCGCGCCTACCTGCCGGCGCAGGACATCACCGACGGCCACATCCGCATCCACATCGTCGAAGGCCGCTTCGACGGCGTGCGCCTGCAAACCCCGGTCAGCACACTGCGCGCCAACGCCGACTTCGTCCAGCGCATCGTCGGCAACGACCTGATCAGCGGCGAACCGCTTGCCGCCGCCCGTCTCGAACGCGGCCTGCTGCTGGCCAACGACCTGCCCGGCATCCGCGCCACCGGCATCCTCGAAGCCGGCGAACAACCCGGCACCACGGCACTGGCCCTGAGCGTCGCCGACACCCCCTTCGTCACCGGCGACCTCGGCCTCAACAACCACGGCATCAAGGCCACCGGCCGCGCCCAGCTCAGCGGCGGCCTGGCGCTCAACAACCTCGGCGGCAACGGCGACCGCCTCAGCCTGCGCGGCCTGCTCGCCCGCGACATCGCCAGCGCCGCCCTCAACTACAGCCTGCCGCTGGGCAGCAACGGCTGGCGGCTGGGCCTCAACGCCAGCCATCTCGACTACAAACTCGGCAAGCAATACAAACCCCTGAATGCCGACGGCAAAGCCAACAGCTATGGCGCCACCCTCTCCTGGGCCGTGCTGCGCAGCAGCCGGAAAAACCTCACCCTCTCCGGCCGCATCGAACGACGCGACTACCAGGACGACATGCTCAACGCCCCGCTGCGCCGCCAGCGCATCGACGCCTTCAGTCTCGGCCTCGAGGGCGACCTCATCGACCGTTTCGGCGGCGGCGCCTACAACAGCGGCAGCCTGCAACTCACCCATGGCCGCCTCGACCTGCGCGGTCTGGCCGGCGACATTGCCCTCGACCAGGCCGGCCCGCGCGCCCAGGGCGGCTACAGCAAACTCACCCTGCGCCTGGCCCGCAACCAGACGCTGGACCAACACTGGAGTCTGCAGATCAACCTCGCCGGCCAATACGCCGACCGCAACCTCGCCTCCTCGGAAAAATTCAGCCTCGGCGGCCCTTACGGCATCCGCGCCTACCCCGTCAACGAAGCCATGGGCGACCACGGCCTGCTCGCCACCCTCGAACTGCGCCGCCTGATTGCCCAGGGCCTGACCGCCAGCGCCTTCATCGACAGTGGCCGCATCCAGCTACACCACCGCACCTGGCCCGGCTGGCAGGGCGGTGGCAGCACCCCCAACCACTACAGCCTCACCGGCGCCGGCTTCGGCCTCACCTGGAGTGCGCCCGGCAACTGGTACCTGAGTGCCGCCATCGCCAAACCGCTGGGCAGCAACCCCGGCCGCGACCTCAACGACGCCAACAACGACGGCAGCCACCACCGTTCCACCCGGGGCTGGCTGACCCTGCACAAATTCTTCTGA
- a CDS encoding DUF1778 domain-containing protein, with translation MAATASASSARSARLGLRATPEQEVVLRRAAEVAHKSLTDFILDSACLAAEQTLLDQRLFVVSGSQYQALMDLLERPEQANAGLADLFSRKAPWDNQ, from the coding sequence ATGGCTGCCACTGCGTCTGCGTCTTCCGCCCGCTCCGCCCGCCTTGGGCTGCGTGCCACCCCTGAACAGGAGGTGGTGCTGCGCCGCGCCGCCGAGGTAGCGCACAAGTCGCTGACCGATTTCATCCTCGACAGCGCCTGCCTGGCCGCCGAGCAGACGCTGCTCGATCAACGTCTGTTCGTGGTCTCGGGCAGCCAGTATCAGGCGCTGATGGATTTGCTGGAGCGCCCCGAGCAAGCCAACGCAGGCTTGGCCGATCTGTTCAGTCGCAAGGCGCCCTGGGACAACCAGTGA
- a CDS encoding enoyl-CoA hydratase/isomerase family protein — MAQRPAYFDKYKTIAFERTDSGILTIRLHSDGGPVVYASSHHNDWVHAFFDISADRDNKVLIITGTGDEFIATEQWDLPYDKVEHWDQVYWEGKRVLQNLLDIDIPVIGAINGAAHVHAEIGVLSDITLCSENASFRDLPHVPGGVVPGDGVHVIWLELLGLNRGRYFLLTGQTLSAQEALDLGVVNEVVPRDQLLARAMSHAENLLKMPDIARRYTRIVLTNRMKRLIQEGTGYGLVLEGAGIQDALQNMTETRNK, encoded by the coding sequence ATGGCCCAGCGTCCCGCCTATTTCGACAAATACAAGACCATCGCCTTCGAGCGCACCGACAGCGGCATCCTGACCATCCGCCTGCACAGCGATGGCGGGCCGGTGGTGTATGCCAGCAGCCACCACAACGACTGGGTGCATGCCTTCTTCGACATCAGCGCCGACCGCGACAACAAGGTGCTGATCATCACCGGCACCGGCGACGAGTTCATCGCCACCGAGCAGTGGGATCTGCCCTACGACAAGGTCGAGCACTGGGATCAGGTGTATTGGGAAGGCAAGCGCGTGCTGCAGAATCTGCTCGACATCGACATCCCGGTGATCGGCGCGATCAACGGCGCGGCGCATGTGCATGCGGAAATCGGCGTGCTTTCGGACATCACGCTCTGCTCGGAAAATGCCAGCTTCCGCGATCTGCCGCATGTGCCCGGCGGCGTGGTGCCTGGCGATGGCGTGCACGTCATCTGGCTGGAATTGCTCGGTCTGAACCGCGGCCGCTATTTTCTGCTGACCGGCCAGACGCTCTCGGCGCAGGAGGCGCTGGATCTCGGCGTGGTCAATGAGGTGGTGCCGCGCGACCAGTTGCTGGCGCGCGCCATGTCGCATGCCGAAAATCTGCTGAAAATGCCGGACATCGCGCGCCGCTATACCCGCATCGTGCTGACCAACCGCATGAAGCGGCTGATCCAGGAAGGCACCGGCTACGGTCTGGTGCTGGAAGGCGCGGGCATCCAGGACGCCCTGCAGAACATGACGGAAACCCGCAACAAGTGA
- a CDS encoding DUF1329 domain-containing protein — protein MEFKHLKVVFSVAAMLGAAGTVHAKATPEELARLGNDLTCMGAEKAGSPSGVAEFTGKWLGPGPGMTTEIGKHPVDPYANEKPLFTITAQNLAQYADKLSPGQQAMFKKYPNTYRMHVYPSHRDFRYEDSVCATVARNGAETELAASGKTLTHYGMGVIPFPFPKSGLEAVWNGVFPTIVNVEFRDEDAAVVYPNGNITWGQQQMWQYCRRNDPALRGQKAEGIGAYVRLITVMPERNKGEVVKTLDNFTMEEGARLAWQYIPAVRRVRQAPGFGFDSPIPSTSNTVTVDEVRMYNGSAERYNWKLVGKKEMYIPYNNFKLEGKAAGENKYANLLKPGHENPDFVRWELHRVHVLEGKLKEGYRHLYPTRVLYADEDTWLFVMSDIYDGQGKLWRYNWINNFYAPGPKVFAQGNAFYHDLSSGTYTAFDLLQGKDKHLVIDQPGAEYAKLDFYSNDNMKASGY, from the coding sequence ATGGAATTCAAGCACCTGAAGGTTGTATTTTCCGTAGCCGCCATGCTGGGAGCCGCCGGCACCGTCCATGCCAAGGCAACGCCGGAGGAGCTCGCCCGGCTGGGCAATGATCTGACCTGCATGGGCGCCGAAAAGGCCGGCTCGCCCAGCGGCGTGGCCGAATTCACCGGCAAGTGGCTCGGCCCGGGCCCCGGCATGACCACCGAGATCGGCAAGCACCCGGTCGACCCGTATGCCAACGAGAAGCCGCTGTTCACCATCACCGCGCAGAATCTGGCGCAATACGCCGACAAGCTCTCGCCCGGCCAGCAGGCAATGTTCAAGAAGTACCCGAACACCTACAGGATGCACGTCTACCCCTCGCATCGCGATTTTCGCTACGAGGACTCGGTGTGCGCGACCGTGGCAAGGAATGGCGCGGAAACCGAACTTGCCGCCAGCGGCAAGACGCTCACCCATTACGGCATGGGCGTGATTCCCTTCCCCTTCCCGAAATCCGGGCTTGAGGCGGTGTGGAACGGCGTGTTCCCGACCATCGTCAACGTCGAGTTCCGCGACGAGGATGCCGCCGTGGTCTATCCGAACGGCAACATCACCTGGGGCCAGCAGCAGATGTGGCAGTACTGCCGCCGCAACGATCCGGCGCTGCGCGGCCAGAAGGCCGAGGGCATCGGCGCCTATGTGCGCCTGATCACCGTGATGCCCGAACGCAACAAGGGCGAAGTGGTGAAGACCCTGGACAACTTCACCATGGAAGAAGGCGCCCGCCTGGCCTGGCAGTACATCCCGGCGGTGCGCCGCGTGCGCCAGGCGCCGGGCTTCGGCTTCGACAGCCCGATTCCTTCGACCTCCAACACCGTGACCGTCGATGAAGTGCGCATGTACAACGGTTCGGCCGAGCGTTACAACTGGAAGCTGGTGGGCAAGAAGGAAATGTACATCCCGTACAACAACTTCAAGCTCGAAGGCAAGGCGGCGGGCGAGAACAAGTACGCCAACCTGCTCAAGCCCGGCCATGAGAATCCCGACTTCGTGCGCTGGGAGCTGCACCGCGTGCATGTGCTGGAAGGCAAGCTGAAGGAAGGCTACCGCCACCTCTATCCGACTCGCGTGCTGTATGCCGACGAGGATACCTGGCTGTTCGTGATGTCCGACATCTATGACGGCCAGGGCAAGCTGTGGCGCTACAACTGGATCAACAACTTCTACGCTCCCGGCCCGAAAGTGTTCGCCCAGGGCAACGCCTTCTACCATGACCTGTCTTCCGGCACCTACACGGCCTTCGACCTGCTGCAGGGCAAGGACAAGCATCTGGTCATCGACCAGCCGGGCGCCGAGTATGCCAAGCTCGACTTCTATTCGAACGACAACATGAAGGCCAGCGGCTACTGA
- a CDS encoding DUF1329 domain-containing protein: MVSKYLKVAFPVVAMLGAVGMAHAKATPEELAKLGKELSCMGAEKAGTPSGVAEFTGKWLGAGPGMTTEIGKHPVDPYANEKPLFTITAQNVAQYGDKLSEGQKAMFKKYPNTYKMHVYPSHRDFRFEDSVCKTIARNGAETTISADGKSLQNYYMGASPFPIPKSGIEVVWNGMHPTIINVESRDIDTAVVYANGNITWGQQLMWQYARRNDPKLRGQKAEGTAVYVRFMTMMPERNKGEVVKTMDNFTMDKEARLAWQYIPAVRRVRQAPGFGFDSPIPSSSNTVVVDEVRLYNGSAERYDWKLIGKKEMYIPYNNFRLEGKAAGENKYANLLKPGHENPDFVRWELHRTWVIEGRLKEGYRHLYPTRVLYADEDTWLYAMSDIYDAQGKLWRFNWVNNFYAPGAKVFAQGAAFYHDLSSGTYTAYDLMQGKDKHLVIDQPGAEYAQVQFYSNDNMKASGY, encoded by the coding sequence ATGGTATCGAAGTATCTGAAAGTGGCTTTTCCCGTCGTCGCGATGCTGGGTGCAGTCGGCATGGCCCACGCCAAGGCGACCCCCGAAGAACTTGCCAAACTCGGCAAGGAACTCTCCTGCATGGGCGCAGAGAAGGCCGGCACGCCCAGCGGCGTGGCCGAATTCACCGGCAAGTGGCTGGGTGCCGGCCCGGGCATGACGACCGAAATCGGCAAGCATCCGGTCGATCCCTACGCCAATGAAAAGCCGCTGTTCACCATCACGGCGCAAAACGTGGCGCAATACGGCGACAAGCTCTCCGAAGGCCAGAAGGCCATGTTCAAGAAGTACCCGAACACCTACAAGATGCACGTCTATCCCTCGCATCGCGATTTCCGCTTCGAGGATTCGGTGTGCAAGACCATCGCCAGGAACGGCGCCGAGACCACCATTTCGGCCGATGGCAAGTCGCTGCAAAACTATTACATGGGCGCTTCGCCCTTCCCGATTCCCAAGTCGGGCATCGAGGTCGTCTGGAACGGCATGCATCCGACCATAATCAACGTCGAATCGCGTGACATCGACACTGCCGTGGTCTACGCCAACGGCAACATCACCTGGGGCCAGCAGTTGATGTGGCAGTATGCCCGCCGCAACGATCCCAAGCTGCGCGGCCAGAAGGCCGAGGGCACTGCCGTCTATGTGCGCTTCATGACCATGATGCCCGAACGCAACAAGGGCGAAGTGGTGAAGACCATGGACAACTTCACCATGGACAAGGAAGCGCGCCTGGCCTGGCAATACATCCCGGCGGTGCGCCGCGTGCGTCAGGCGCCGGGCTTCGGCTTCGACAGCCCGATTCCCTCCAGCTCGAACACCGTGGTGGTCGATGAAGTGCGCCTCTACAACGGTTCGGCCGAGCGCTACGACTGGAAGCTGATCGGCAAGAAGGAAATGTACATTCCGTACAACAACTTCAGGCTCGAGGGCAAGGCGGCGGGCGAGAACAAGTACGCCAACCTGCTCAAGCCCGGCCATGAGAATCCCGACTTCGTGCGCTGGGAACTGCATCGCACCTGGGTCATCGAGGGCAGGCTGAAGGAAGGCTATCGCCATCTCTACCCGACCCGCGTGCTGTATGCCGACGAAGATACCTGGCTGTATGCGATGTCCGACATCTATGATGCCCAGGGCAAGCTGTGGCGTTTCAACTGGGTGAATAACTTCTACGCTCCCGGTGCCAAGGTCTTCGCCCAGGGCGCGGCTTTCTATCATGACCTGTCTTCCGGCACCTACACGGCCTATGACCTGATGCAGGGCAAGGACAAGCACCTGGTCATCGACCAGCCTGGGGCCGAATACGCCCAGGTCCAGTTCTATTCGAACGACAACATGAAGGCCAGCGGCTACTGA
- a CDS encoding GNAT family N-acetyltransferase has protein sequence MNLSRPAPLEVRHRLDGFDCGKPALNDWLSRHARQAQGSGSAKTFVVADDDDGRIAGYFSLTVGQVDTLDAPERIRKGIGQYPVPVVILARLAVSQQDQGRGIGFGLLQDAIRRTLLIAEQAGIRAMLTHPIDEKAAQFYTRFGFIASPLREQQLLLLLKDARRWVNPAA, from the coding sequence GTGAATCTTTCGCGGCCAGCGCCCCTGGAGGTCCGGCACCGGCTCGACGGTTTCGACTGTGGCAAGCCTGCCCTGAACGACTGGTTATCGCGGCACGCCCGCCAGGCCCAGGGCAGCGGTTCGGCCAAGACCTTTGTCGTGGCGGACGATGACGATGGCCGGATTGCGGGTTACTTTAGTCTGACCGTCGGCCAGGTCGATACCCTGGATGCGCCTGAGCGCATCCGCAAAGGGATTGGGCAGTACCCCGTACCCGTGGTGATCCTGGCACGGCTGGCAGTGTCGCAGCAGGATCAAGGACGTGGCATTGGCTTTGGTCTGCTGCAGGATGCGATCCGGCGCACGCTGCTGATTGCCGAGCAGGCGGGCATTCGCGCCATGCTCACTCACCCCATCGACGAAAAAGCCGCGCAGTTTTACACGCGCTTCGGTTTCATTGCCTCGCCATTGCGCGAGCAGCAACTGCTGTTGCTGCTCAAGGATGCGCGACGCTGGGTGAATCCTGCCGCCTGA
- a CDS encoding MBG domain-containing protein: protein MNHVYRLVWNADTQRYVPAPETARSHGKSGQSSKPGRLRRQGTALLLAGVFGLPAHAQLAADALPTGGEIIAGQASLAQSGNQLTITQGTDKAILHWQGFDIGSNAAVNFDQPSAGAVALNRVLASDASRIEGRLTANGQVWLINPNGVIFGQGSRVDVGGLVASTLDTTDEDFLSGQARFSRNGANGAIENHGNLTAQDGGLIALLAPQVSNDGIITARLGNVVMAAGERITLEAGANGFLQVAIDPATIQTLIDNRQLIVADGGQVLMTGKAADALSSSIVANSGTVQARTLQERDGRILLLADMEHGEVRHDGLLDASAPDGGDGGFVETSAAKVSLSETARVTTKAEAGQTGTWLIDPNDYTIAASGGDITGALLSTNLGSNNIEIQSSAGGSAGNGDINVNDAVSWSANTLTLTAARDININAVMTASGDSQLVMNTGTANGSDAAVADGRVRVGLSPGEANGFAGRVDFPDRSGSGFLTINGSGYYVLGVNDLGVAGDATTTTLQGIKNNLVGKYALGANIDASSTVDWHGGAGFMPIGDNSYSFTGHLNGLGHVIDGLYINRPSGANNVGLISTTRGYGHDPEISNLGLTNVDITGPSIVGGLVGQVIENLDVHNVHVSGDVRGTSSYIGGLIGFISFYAPVHISHAFSSANVFGKYNVGGLIGYASTCCYSNIPLLVENSGTAGTVNVAEYGSGGGFIGGLAVYGTGNIARFQNIFVLTPVLALGSGDYYRGSFAGQIQARDTSTLEFANVYAAGEVQTTSSSMKGLFGRADRYESGVITLNGVFWDTQTSGTNNIAGYNGAGVTGAYGLTTAEMRTLANFNSATAANGNVDPAWDISGNAGDDTIWRIYDGASYPILRAWQTTPLVTANDAGKVYDGDLWSGGAGYSGAPVTGTPVWDGDSQGVKIAGQYDIQITGGLTLDRSSQLDYQFWNDDPIVFQGGTLTITPKVLDTNLTAQDKVYDGTNAATLYGSASLSGVIGADDVELQGTVDETLFEDADAGEDKTVVVGGLSLIGVDAGNYTLGRPDALILKATIIPKTLTVTDTTASGKTYDGTTTANITAGTLSGFVDSETVTIASAIGTFDSADAGDRSATASYILADGTNGGKASNYTLADTTGHTATIDKALLAVTADDQSRSYGAANPAFSQTITGFVNDEDATSAGITGSATGSSAATNTTGVGDYTIIGSTGDLAAANYSFAAADGTLTIDPAQLTVTADDQSRSYGAANPVFSQTITGFVNGENASSAGITGSATGSSAATVSTGVGDYTIIGSIGDLAAANYSFAAANGTLTITQRPITITADNQSRAYGDANPATGSVTVTSGSLANSDALDTATLTADTATATANAGTTHALTPDAQTFITGLASNYDITYADGTLTIDKAPATVTANSSTVSHTGQEQSVTGFSVEGLVNDEDESVLSIATSGGVGTDVGEYLHSASGSAANYDLAFVDGLLTIEAQTTDVPSAGSVSTQPTQQEMGQGTADSYSPSAAAGNRPFVSGQGSGLGADLFAKGFLSLRPDFIRLERRK, encoded by the coding sequence ATGAACCACGTCTACCGCCTGGTCTGGAACGCCGACACCCAGCGTTACGTCCCCGCCCCCGAAACCGCCCGCAGCCACGGCAAATCCGGCCAATCCAGCAAACCTGGTCGCCTGCGTCGCCAGGGCACGGCCCTGCTGCTGGCCGGCGTCTTCGGCCTGCCGGCCCACGCCCAGCTTGCCGCCGACGCATTGCCCACGGGCGGCGAAATCATCGCCGGCCAGGCCAGCCTGGCGCAAAGCGGCAACCAGCTCACCATCACCCAGGGCACCGACAAGGCCATCCTCCACTGGCAGGGCTTCGACATCGGCAGCAATGCTGCGGTGAATTTCGACCAACCCTCGGCCGGTGCCGTTGCCCTCAACCGTGTGCTGGCCTCGGACGCCAGCCGCATCGAAGGCCGCCTGACGGCCAACGGCCAGGTCTGGCTGATCAACCCCAACGGCGTGATCTTCGGCCAGGGCAGCCGGGTCGATGTCGGTGGCCTGGTGGCCTCCACCCTGGACACCACCGATGAAGACTTCCTCAGTGGCCAGGCCCGCTTCAGCCGCAACGGCGCAAACGGCGCCATCGAAAATCACGGCAACCTCACCGCCCAGGACGGTGGCCTGATCGCGCTCCTGGCGCCACAAGTCAGCAACGACGGCATCATCACCGCAAGACTGGGCAACGTCGTCATGGCGGCGGGCGAGCGGATCACCCTGGAAGCCGGCGCCAACGGCTTCCTGCAAGTCGCCATCGACCCGGCCACGATACAGACCCTGATCGACAACCGGCAACTCATCGTCGCCGACGGTGGTCAGGTGCTGATGACCGGCAAGGCCGCCGATGCGCTGTCATCCAGCATCGTCGCCAACAGCGGCACGGTGCAGGCCAGAACCCTGCAGGAAAGGGACGGGCGCATTCTGTTGTTGGCGGATATGGAACACGGCGAAGTCCGCCACGACGGGCTGCTCGACGCCTCTGCGCCGGATGGCGGCGATGGCGGCTTCGTCGAGACCAGCGCGGCGAAAGTCAGCCTCAGTGAGACGGCGCGGGTGACGACCAAAGCCGAGGCGGGCCAGACCGGCACCTGGCTCATCGACCCCAACGACTACACCATCGCCGCCAGCGGCGGCGACATCACCGGCGCGCTGCTATCGACGAACCTGGGTAGTAACAACATCGAAATCCAGAGCAGCGCCGGCGGCTCGGCGGGCAACGGCGACATCAATGTCAACGACGCCGTGAGCTGGAGCGCCAACACCCTGACCCTCACCGCCGCCCGCGACATCAACATCAACGCGGTGATGACGGCCAGCGGCGACTCGCAACTGGTCATGAACACCGGCACCGCCAATGGCAGCGATGCCGCCGTGGCCGACGGCCGGGTGCGGGTCGGTCTGTCACCGGGCGAGGCCAACGGCTTCGCCGGCCGGGTGGATTTCCCGGATCGGTCGGGGTCCGGCTTCCTGACCATCAACGGCAGCGGCTATTACGTTCTGGGAGTCAATGACCTGGGTGTGGCGGGGGATGCCACCACCACCACGCTCCAGGGCATCAAGAACAACCTGGTCGGCAAGTATGCCCTGGGCGCAAACATCGACGCCAGCTCGACTGTTGATTGGCACGGTGGCGCGGGTTTCATGCCCATCGGCGACAACTCGTATTCATTCACCGGCCATCTCAACGGCCTGGGCCATGTGATCGACGGGCTTTACATCAATCGCCCGAGCGGAGCCAACAATGTCGGCCTGATCAGCACCACGCGCGGTTATGGTCACGACCCTGAAATCAGCAACCTCGGTCTGACCAACGTCGATATCACTGGTCCATCCATAGTCGGCGGGCTAGTTGGCCAGGTCATAGAAAATCTTGACGTTCATAACGTACATGTCAGTGGCGATGTCCGGGGCACTTCTTCCTATATTGGCGGCCTGATTGGCTTTATTAGTTTCTATGCTCCGGTGCATATCAGCCACGCTTTTTCCAGTGCCAATGTCTTCGGTAAGTATAATGTGGGTGGCCTGATCGGCTATGCGTCAACCTGCTGTTACAGCAACATTCCTCTGCTTGTCGAAAATTCGGGAACAGCCGGTACAGTAAATGTTGCCGAATATGGCAGTGGCGGCGGATTCATCGGTGGACTTGCTGTGTATGGCACCGGAAACATAGCTCGTTTCCAGAATATCTTCGTCCTTACGCCTGTTCTGGCCCTAGGCTCCGGTGATTACTATCGGGGCAGCTTCGCCGGACAAATCCAGGCCAGAGACACCAGTACACTGGAATTCGCGAATGTTTATGCCGCTGGAGAAGTGCAGACAACAAGCAGTTCTATGAAAGGCTTGTTCGGGCGCGCCGACCGTTACGAAAGTGGTGTAATCACCCTGAACGGCGTTTTCTGGGATACCCAAACATCGGGCACCAACAACATCGCCGGCTACAACGGCGCCGGCGTGACGGGGGCTTATGGTCTGACCACCGCCGAAATGCGCACCCTGGCCAATTTCAACAGCGCCACGGCTGCCAACGGCAACGTCGATCCGGCATGGGACATCTCGGGCAATGCCGGGGACGATACCATCTGGCGCATTTATGATGGCGCTTCCTACCCGATACTGCGCGCCTGGCAGACCACGCCGCTGGTCACAGCCAACGACGCCGGCAAGGTGTACGACGGTGATCTCTGGTCCGGCGGCGCCGGCTACTCCGGCGCCCCTGTAACCGGCACGCCCGTCTGGGACGGCGACAGCCAAGGTGTCAAAATCGCTGGACAGTACGACATCCAGATCACCGGCGGCCTGACCCTGGACCGTTCCAGCCAGCTGGATTATCAGTTCTGGAATGATGATCCCATCGTCTTTCAAGGCGGCACGCTCACCATCACGCCCAAGGTACTGGACACGAACCTGACCGCGCAAGACAAGGTCTATGACGGAACAAATGCTGCAACGCTGTATGGTTCTGCCAGTCTTTCCGGGGTGATTGGCGCTGATGACGTGGAGCTACAGGGTACAGTAGATGAAACCCTGTTTGAAGATGCCGATGCAGGAGAAGACAAGACCGTGGTCGTTGGCGGCTTGTCTTTGATCGGTGTCGATGCCGGTAACTATACCTTGGGACGGCCGGATGCCTTGATTCTGAAAGCTACCATCATCCCCAAAACACTGACCGTTACCGACACCACCGCCAGCGGCAAGACCTACGACGGCACCACCACCGCCAACATCACCGCCGGCACACTCTCCGGCTTCGTCGACAGCGAGACGGTGACGATCGCCAGCGCCATCGGCACTTTCGACAGTGCCGATGCGGGCGACCGCAGCGCCACCGCCAGCTACATCCTGGCCGACGGCACCAACGGCGGCAAGGCTTCCAACTACACCCTGGCGGATACCACCGGCCATACCGCCACCATCGACAAGGCCCTGCTGGCGGTTACAGCAGATGACCAGAGCCGTAGCTACGGCGCGGCCAACCCGGCTTTCAGCCAAACCATCACCGGCTTCGTCAATGATGAAGACGCCACCAGCGCGGGCATCACCGGCAGCGCCACGGGCAGCAGTGCGGCCACGAACACCACGGGCGTGGGTGACTACACCATCATTGGCAGCACGGGTGATCTGGCGGCAGCCAACTACAGTTTTGCGGCAGCCGATGGCACGCTCACCATCGATCCGGCGCAACTGACCGTCACCGCAGACGACCAGAGCCGCAGTTACGGCGCGGCCAACCCAGTCTTCAGTCAGACCATCACCGGTTTCGTGAATGGCGAAAATGCCAGCAGCGCCGGCATCACCGGCAGCGCAACGGGCAGCAGTGCGGCCACGGTATCCACGGGCGTGGGCGACTACACCATCATCGGCAGCATCGGCGATCTGGCGGCAGCCAACTACAGTTTTGCGGCAGCCAATGGCACGCTGACCATCACGCAGCGCCCGATCACCATCACTGCCGACAACCAGAGCCGTGCCTATGGGGACGCCAATCCGGCCACCGGCAGCGTCACCGTGACCAGCGGCAGTCTTGCCAATAGCGATGCACTGGACACTGCCACACTGACAGCCGACACTGCCACGGCCACCGCCAATGCCGGCACCACCCACGCGCTGACGCCCGACGCACAGACCTTCATAACGGGCCTGGCGAGCAATTACGACATTACTTACGCCGACGGCACGCTCACCATCGACAAAGCCCCGGCCACCGTCACCGCCAACAGCAGCACGGTGAGCCATACCGGCCAGGAACAGAGCGTGACCGGCTTCAGCGTGGAGGGTCTGGTCAATGACGAGGATGAATCGGTACTCAGTATTGCGACCAGCGGCGGGGTGGGTACCGATGTCGGCGAATATCTTCATAGCGCCAGCGGCAGCGCGGCCAATTACGATTTGGCTTTCGTCGATGGCCTCCTGACGATCGAGGCCCAGACGACGGATGTGCCCAGCGCGGGGAGCGTGAGCACCCAGCCGACGCAACAGGAGATGGGCCAGGGCACGGCGGACAGCTATTCGCCCTCCGCCGCGGCCGGCAACCGGCCCTTTGTTTCCGGGCAGGGATCGGGCCTGGGCGCGGATCTGTTTGCCAAGGGATTTCTGTCGCTTCGGCCCGATTTCATTCGCCTGGAACGGAGAAAGTAG